The DNA segment GTAGACTGCATTCACAAAGTCAGCGGCCGGGCTTGTGCCCTCTCACATGATTAAGCAGTCTTAAATGTCTCTGCAGACTTTGATTACACTGCTGCCCATGCTCCCACAGCGCATGGCCGCATAAATCATGTGCGAAAAAACTAGAAAACAAGAAAGCTTAAAAATTAGCGTTCATTTTGTGGCTCGCGCAGCATATGCACGATTATTTGTAACATTACTTTCATGATAAAGATAACAGCAGCAAGTGGAATGATTCCGCGTCAGCTTTTTACTGTCCTACACTTGGGGGTAAAGCCCTGAGCAATCGTTTGTAGCAATTTTTTTGGCCAACTAGGCGTAATGCAAAACGACAGGCCGCTCTTTTCGCAAAGCATGCCTTGAAACGTGCACTACCTTTCCAGGCAGGTGCATAGTTGCGCCTCAACGCCTCCACATCACAGCACCGGGTTTTCAATGACTCCGACTTTCACACGAAGACTGCTGCACTAAGAATGCATCCCAATGTATGATCACGCGCACGCAATAACTTTGACCATGCTTCCTATTTTTAACAATTTAAAATTTGAGAAGGCGGCGGCCTTTTTCCCGCCCTAGAACAACGCACGCTCAGCAGAACATTTGCAGGCAGAAGCGGCGCGCTGACAACAGTTAGCGAACCTGCGTACTCCTGTGGTCATATATGCATAAGAAAAACAATACGCTTCACCACGACACTTCGCAAACGCATTCGAAAAAGCAATTTGAAACAGCCGTTGATACACGCAGAGACATAACGTGGACAGCTGCATGGACAGCCACCGAAGACAGAAGCGCGGAATCGAAATGACGAACGTTGAACTGTCGAAAGTGTCGTATCAAAAGTACTGCTGGCCCTCTGGCGGCATAAattcagtttcagtttcggtaTCTAAAAAATATTTCGCTAACCAAACCACATTTATACGTGAACAGAACGCGTTGAGGGGTGCTTAATTTGAAAGAGGTAATTAGCCTCCCCGTCAAAGATACAATACAGCACAAAAACACTTCGAAGAGACATCAGAGCTGAAATgtataatcattttttttttcatttaaaagtTACCTCGTATTGTCCTACATATCGGTTTATTGATTTCCACTCTGTTTCGTCATTTTGCCAACGTCACTTATTAGCCCATACTGTGACTGTCATTCTGCCCATTGGCGTGAGTACATGTCTTCAGGGCGTCCTGTGCATGAAAGTGGATGGATACCACTCACGGGCGAATTGCCCGAAAGCCTCCTGTCTAGCAGAGGATTAACGCGATTCCACGCCGGGTTTGGATAACGTGGAgctaaggtggctagattggaaAGGTGTGAAGAGTTAAGAGGCGTTAGAAGAGCGCGGCGCTTTCCGTCGGCCGAGCGTGACctctctgcgcaccgatgccgccaggaggaatgtgacgctgctagtagcggcgcggtaagctcagccgcgtcggccttgcgcaccccgtagcagttagtcagttcagttcgtttcgtcgcctgtattggagtgtctgtagcagcgttttctcgTCCGAGGGCGATGTGccttcaacaacaaaaaagaagacggagcgttggtgctttgcgcctgggtgtggcacgggatacaaaaaaaaaagaacactttcTGTTCCGTGCCCCTGTCTCCCAGGGAATGTTTGCCAAGCGGTCTCGAGCGATCCCATGTGCCAaggccgtcagtatcattttacagccttgtcaccatccttgaaaacgaacttgcacatgcgttcagccgaacgcgctagcatGTCGAAGCTGCGGAAGAGGTATTCTACAGTCAATTAGTGATATGCGCCAAAAATTAGTCGTTTTtagcattctgttgcgctgacagcatcagttgtacgtttttattgcctcacaagaatttttttttccttaagggtataaatcaggaggatagtgagaagaaacggaaacCACTGAAGCTTTGCgtgttgtagatcaaattctgaaaaattttcgccctcacttgtaaataaacgatttcatggccagatgtgctgcttcattgcttacatgagcgtcaagatgacatacatgctacaggttcgcaagcggcaacaaaaaccgATTTGTGCGTTGAGGCGCCTGGTTTGTGTTTTGGGCGCCTTCATcctacccgcctcggtggctacTAATGGTTAGGGTGCTCAGCTACTTATCCGGtacccgcgggttcgaacccgaccgcggcggcagcgtttcgatggaggcgaaacgctaaggtgcccaggtgctgcgcgatgtcagtgcacgttaaagatacccaggtggtcgaaattatttcggagccctccactgcggccactctttcttcatttcttctcttagtccctcctttataattctttcccttacggcgcggttcaggtgtccaccgatatatgtgagacagatactgggatatttcctttccctaaaaacgagttttaattttcgccttcagccaatgcgactgcagttttgCGGTCATAcggcacgcattacaacctgctcttctcgccttacgtacgtgtagtggctgcgtttcggtggcggcgcaacgcagagagtcagtgcacgttgaaacccaggtcgtttaaattattccgaagccttccgCTGCGGCATTAacagcgtccctcacatcctgggcagtgtctcgaaatgtgcacgcacaaaaaGCGCATCACTtcagctatgcaatgcaaactcggcttgtgaagcagcatatttcaagggaataatgatgcgagttgacgaaacacTAATTCATGATAAAGATCCATTCTTTGACACTAGTAGAAAACGCGCGATAAGCAAATCGGGCTCATTTTCGCTTCAGTGGTtaaatttagcctacgcgatgcgctcattttggctgcgcgccttaccgcgcccctgccgtcagcgccgccacaggGCATCGGCGCGCTGTGGGGCCATGtttccccggccggttttcacaccttccCAATCTAGCCACCCTAGTGGAGCCAAGAAgtctttttttccctttgtttCCCTTATGTCTACTTGTGCAGCAGGGTAGGCAGCATGTTGGCATGGTGCTTCACCGACGCTCACACGAGCAGAAAGACGGAGCCCCAGAGTTCGCTGGCTTCCGTCCGGCCACTACGCAGCATTTattctcaccgaaaaacagcgcgcttacacgggacacgagaaaggagacacgcacacacacagcgctcgcCAGCGCTCGCCTGCAGGAGTCGCGGGAGGCCAAATTCCGGCACTTGTAGCGAGGCGACGCGGGGAGACGCAGATATTTGGTGAGGTGAGATCTTAGCGTCGGCGCCGGAAACACCTTGTAAGCGGGGATTGCTGGGGACCAATGACTAGCCGCGCATTGGCAGCgatctccgcggtggctcagtggttatggcgctcggcttctggcccgaacgacgcgggttggatcccagccgcggcggtcgaatttcgatggaggcgaaattctagaggcccgtgtactatgctatgtcagttaaagaaccccaggtggtcaaaatttccggagcccttcgctgcggcgtgcctcatagcctgaatcgctttgggatgttaaaccgccATAAGCCATTGGCAGCGATCTTCAGATTATACCGAAATGCACGTGCCGCTTCTGCGAAGACAGGAGGTCTCCACGCAAtcctcccttcccccccccccccccccagtaggTTCCCGTCGCCGATGACTAGCACAATTAGCGACGGAAAGAGAATAATTGAGGGGTTTTGTTCACGATGTTTAAGCACCCCCGTCTGGAGACGCGTTCATGTGTTTGGTCCCCTGCGGTAGACAAGACGCTGATGCGATGGTGAAGAACGCTGCATTGTGCGCCACTGAAACACCGGCAACCGCCGGCAACGCGCCGAAGCCTGGTTCGGTTGCCGCACCAGGCAGCGGCAACGCCGCGCAACACCGCCCCGTTTACAAACTAAAGCTGGTTATAGTAACGTTGCGCAGAATGGCCACAGTGGCATCAAATGGAGCTGAGGCAGTCATGCATGACATGGAAGAAAGCGAACCGGCGAGCACTGCCACACGTAGCTCCCGCCGCAAATTCTGCTGTGTATGGCAACAAGCAGGCATAAATGACCGTGCATTCCATCATTTAAGTTCATTTGAAAACACGAGCGCACTGAACCGGCCGTGTAAATAAGGTCCAGAGTAAATACACCCATTAAGAGGAAATCGGCCTTTTATTTGCCACTCACAAACGGAACACAAGTGAAAAAAAGCACACTGCGATTTCAAGTCAATTATTTTGACAATATTGCACTAAGCCATTTACAAACACAAAACAATGGCAAAAGCACAATAAGAAGCACAGTGCGATCTCAAGCCAATTAATGCCCAATAAAGCACTAAGTCATtcacaaacagaaaacaatggAAAAAGCATAAGAAAGCACAAAGTCATCTCAAGCCGATTAATGACAGATATTCAGGAAACAAAGCACTAGGCCATTCCCaaactgaaaacaatgaaaaaagcaCACCAAAAAAAGCACAGTGCAAACTAAAGCCAATTAGTGGCCGTTATTTAGGCAATAATGCACTAAACCATTCACAAACAGGAAACAATGAAAACAATCACAAAGCACAGTGCAATATCAAGACAATGACCGTCATTTAGCCATTAATGCACTAAACCATtcacaaacagaaaacaatgcaAAAAGCACAATGTCATCTCAAGCCGATTAATGACAGTAATTCAGGAAACAAAGCACTAGGCCATTCCCAAACTGAGAACAATGAAAAAAGCACACCAAAAAAAAGCACAGTGCAAACTAAAGCTAATTAATGGCAGTCATTCGGGCAATAATGCACTAAGCCATtcacaaacagaaaacaatgaaaaatcaCAAAGCACAGTGCAATCTCAAGACAATTACCGTCATTTAGCCATTAATGCACTAAACCATtcacaaacagaaaacaatgaaaaaaataacaaagcaCAGTGTCATCTCAAGACAATGACAGTCATTTAGTCAATAATGCAATGAAGAAAAACGAGGACATttcattgcaagaaaaaaaaacatacggcaCCCTCAAGCCGTTGCGCAACTTGCCGAGCGTAACCACGTCCTCTTAGTTGGTGGCACTTGCCCTGCTGGCTTCGACAGGACGCAGCTTTCCCTTTGCAAGAAGTGCGCGGATGTTATCGGCCCAGACGCGCGCATCTTCGACTTCAGATTCGGACATGGTTTCGTTCGCCAATCGGCTCCATTTCCTGTACAGCAGGCCCCGTTGGCTGCGAGTCAGGAAGCACATCATCTTGAGCGCATAGCTCCGCCCGTCTCCTACCTCGAGCCCCCTGAAGAAAGTTGGGTCTACGACCCGACACCAAGGAGCCGACTTCTGCGTGTTCCCTGGAGAGGCCACGTTGCTCAAGTAGAACTCCATCAGTTTCCTTGTCCAGGCACTGGCGTTACCGCCCAACAGTAGGTTCAGGTAGTCCATGGGGAAGCGAGTTCTTTTGGCGAACATTTCCAACAGATCAACACAGTCGAGCCCCGAGTATTTTGTATGGACCATAAATGATTGCCCTAAAAATAAAACGTCCTCCTTCGGTGCCTCATCGATCGCCCTCATGAAgagcgtgtactgtgcgacggcAAGGGCAGGGATGTACGGTCTGAGGGCGCTTTGGCCCCAGCCACACTTGTCGCGGAGATTCTCTAGATTGGCACTGGTGGGGCAGGGGAATTCTCCCGAGAACGACGTGGGCAACACCGCTGCTAGCCCGAATTTCTCGAGGTTCCGAAAGATGCCAATGAGGCGGTTGACGCTAACAGCTGATACCGAGCTCAGCAGCAGGCTCAAAAAGCCGATAATAAGCCCTGCTTCGTGCAAGGCCTCCCGGTCGCCAACAGAGAGCAAACCGTCCAAGTAGGCCACGATGCCTTTAGCCGTCTTGAAGTCTGCATCAAGCACTGCGGGTCTCTTGAAAAGGGGGCTCAAGGCACTGGTGTCCAGGTAAGTCCCTTCGGGGCGCGGACGTACAGCCGCTTGTCGAAACAAGTCAGCAAAGAGTGGTTTTGTCGGGTCTGAGGGGGACGGTGTGGCTACGATGGATTCCAGCAAATCCCGGTCGAATGTGTCAGGCCACTCTTGCGCAGCAAAGTTGGCCAGCCATGTCTTATAGAGGCGAAGACGAACTCTTTCCGCCGGATACCCGATGCAGCGGCGAAGCACGTCGCTGCCCAGTGCAACGGCAATGTCATCCGTCCAGTCACCGAAGTTGTCAGTGATGAAGGGCACATAGGTCTCATCCTTCACATCCAGCCTGGCTGCATCGTCGCTGGTGACAAAGGTAGAGAAGAACTGATGCCGATTCTTCGTAAAGTAATCCcactttcgcatcaccatcgacATTGCTAGGTAGGACACTTCTCGGTCACCTGCGTCAACTGAAAGCAATTTACTAATTATTACGAGCAAAGATTATATACTGCGCTTCGCGAGAATTACGCTAACTATATAGCATGGCCACTCTGAGAGTTCTGCAAGGAATCTGCGCGGAGTGCTTCCATACTGACCACAGCGCCATGGTGCACGGCAGAACGAGCAGAGCAAGCAtcttaacaataataataattggcattgggggaaaggaaatggcgcagtatccatctcatatatcgttggacacatgaagcgcgccgtaggggaaggaataaaggagggagtgaaaaaaaaggaagtggtaccggagtggagggctccggaataaaatctactttcccttcactgtctttaaaaccccaatgccttggataaatcatccccgctgcATTTcattgtagggtgaagccctttacagaaaagcatcaagtgttcagccgtttcctcctcctctccgcacgcaacgcacaaagtgtctatctcgtggtacctgactgtatgtcttagtccgcaaagctcccgtcctggcctccaaCAACAAAGAGgttcccctacagttatcatagatattttctttggcaatttcctgcttgacgatcttgtatgttcccagtgccgatttcgccagcatccctgttttccaccgagctctctctgtttctttaacctttttcttaaccgatatgGGCTAGAAATGGCCGCAAGCGCCACCATGTCTTCCCCCTGGTCCATCTCGAACGCAAACGTGCTAGGCCTAACCGGGACCCTGGATTTACCAAGGAAAAATATCACGTACGGGTGCATGAGTTCGGAACACGAACCGCACCGTGTTCAGTTTTGAAGGCCTGGGTCTCTCCATGATTTTCGGTCGCACAAGTAGGGCACGATTAATTGCGTCCTGCTGGAGATCGACTGTGGAACGCGAACAGCGAACAACGAAAGGCGAGAAAACGAGGTGCTAAACTCATTGCTAGAATTTTTTTAGGCTACTAAGCAGCTACAAGCACGTGTCGAGCAACAAAAGCAGTACAAGAGCAATTCGAACGCTTATAAAAAGCGAGAACAGCCTAAAGCATAGCACGTCGAGCATCAGCTTACCTTGCGAAGAAGTGCCGTACTACTGCGTCACCAGTGTGGTAGCCGTGAATTACCGGAAATCGGACCAGCGATGCTAGGTGGCGCAGTAGGCCGCTACGCAGATTAAAAGATAAAAAAGTATTTTGTGAGAACACCATTATTTGAAGCAATTTAATTTACTTTCGTGAGGAAGCATCGATTAATATGGCAGAATTatgcgtgaataaaaaaatacgaagaaaaaatgaaaattggttttgatgaaaggaaatgacgcaataacaGTGTcccatatttcggtggacaccgcaaccgcgccgtaaaagaagataaagggggaagtgaaagaagaaagctgcaGATGCCGCAGTGtcggtcttcggaataatttcagccacctgggaatatttaacgctcactgacatcgcacagcagacgggcgcctttttcgttacgcctccaccgaaacgcggccgccgcggtcgtgttcggaCCCGGGTACTCTGACTCGGCAGacgagcgccttagccactgagccaccgcggcgggtatacgaCCAGACCCATCACGCATGATGCGAACGCAAACGCCACAGGAACGCTTCCTTCACCCGcaagaggaaaaacgctaaggagcccgtgtgctgtgcgatgtcagtgcacgttaaagatccccaggtggtcgaaattattccggagccctccactacggcccctctttcttcctttcttctttcacccctcctttatccttcccttacggcgcggttcaggtgtccaacgatatatgagacagatactgcgccatttcctttctccccaaaaccaattatgattattatcACCTGCAAGAGTGCAAGGAGAATGTCCACGATTTCATGGCGTGCTGCGATCCGTCGAATCTCGAGAATACGTTCAATACAGAAAATTGAATGACCTCGTTCTTCGTCCCTGTTGCGTCTATTCACGGCAGCATGGTCGGCGATGCAAAAGCAGGCGTTTCTCCTGGTGGCCTATGCGAGAAACAGGCTGTATTGGACATCATATCTAGTCGCCGGCCAGCCTAGTCCTGCTACGAGTGCGTGCAGTTCAGAGGAGGCGGTTAGGCTGCTCTCTGAATGTTTTTGGAGCCAAATAAAATATGCAGGCAAGGGCAAGTGCCGTGCAGACATGACTTTCTCGGTTTAATAATGCAAGCGTAAAAAATTGCGCATCGTTCGCGCTTTCCCAAGTAATGCCCCAAGTTCCACGAGAGCTGTGCTGCATGCGCTCCCTGTAAACTTTACTCCACGGTTACGCGTGAGATTTGCGAACACCATCTCATCGCAACGTATATCATAATGCGCATCCATCTTTTGAGCAATTTTTAACATACTCGTAACTTCTGCAGCCTAAGTGCTATTGCAAGTCGAGGAGTACGAATTGTGTTCCCATGTAGTCACATTTTCAGGAACAGTGAATCAATAGGAGCGCTCCGCAGCCATTCTAGTTAGTTGCTTTGTCGAAATTAGCTTCCTGCTCAGAGCGGCCGAATAACTGCCA comes from the Amblyomma americanum isolate KBUSLIRL-KWMA chromosome 1, ASM5285725v1, whole genome shotgun sequence genome and includes:
- the LOC144096046 gene encoding uncharacterized protein LOC144096046, coding for MSMVMRKWDYFTKNRHQFFSTFVTSDDAARLDVKDETYVPFITDNFGDWTDDIAVALGSDVLRRCIGYPAERVRLRLYKTWLANFAAQEWPDTFDRDLLESIVATPSPSDPTKPLFADLFRQAAVRPRPEGTYLDTSALSPLFKRPAVLDADFKTAKGIVAYLDGLLSVGDREALHEAGLIIGFLSLLLSSVSAVSVNRLIGIFRNLEKFGLAAVLPTSFSGEFPCPTSANLENLRDKCGWGQSALRPYIPALAVAQYTLFMRAIDEAPKEDVLFLGQSFMVHTKYSGLDCVDLLEMFAKRTRFPMDYLNLLLGGNASAWTRKLMEFYLSNVASPGNTQKSAPWCRVVDPTFFRGLEVGDGRSYALKMMCFLTRSQRGLLYRKWSRLANETMSESEVEDARVWADNIRALLAKGKLRPVEASRASATN